The following proteins are co-located in the Methanophagales archaeon genome:
- a CDS encoding YIP1 family protein, whose translation MLEVLTNPNKFFETRKKGRENLKIPVFIVLISGIIGGISAFLSSSIMMEAMAKTLPPEAQGFMSFMPISTAIGAVIFSFIIWLIVAAVFFGISCIFKGEGKFSRTLEFVGYGYIPTIIGGLISLVLVYNFITTAQIPAITTTDPTKIKEVIAPLMKSPMMMLSSAVGMLFMLWSANIWVFGLKHARNLSTKNALITVAIPVAAYILYSVYQMLGW comes from the coding sequence ATGTTAGAAGTATTGACAAATCCAAACAAATTTTTTGAAACGAGGAAGAAAGGAAGGGAGAATCTGAAGATACCTGTGTTTATCGTTTTGATAAGTGGGATAATCGGAGGCATATCTGCTTTTTTGTCGAGCAGCATAATGATGGAAGCAATGGCAAAAACACTCCCGCCAGAAGCGCAGGGCTTTATGTCGTTCATGCCCATTAGCACTGCTATTGGAGCTGTAATATTTTCTTTCATTATCTGGCTAATCGTCGCAGCGGTATTCTTTGGCATATCCTGCATATTCAAAGGTGAAGGGAAGTTTAGCCGAACACTCGAATTCGTTGGATACGGCTATATCCCTACAATAATCGGTGGACTGATAAGTCTCGTGCTTGTCTATAATTTCATTACAACCGCGCAGATTCCAGCGATAACGACAACAGACCCAACAAAGATCAAAGAAGTAATTGCACCGCTGATGAAAAGTCCGATGATGATGCTTTCTTCTGCCGTTGGCATGCTCTTCATGCTGTGGAGTGCGAACATCTGGGTCTTCGGGCTGAAACATGCGAGGAATCTCTCAACAAAGAACGCATTGATTACCGTTGCCATACCAGTAGCTGCTTATATCCTGTATTCGGTATATCAGATGCTGGGGTGGTGA